The following are from one region of the Bacteroidales bacterium genome:
- a CDS encoding GDP-mannose 4,6-dehydratase — translation MKILITGTAGFIGFHLAKKLIERGDEVIGLDNINDYYDENLKYARLNETGISRKAEKWGQPVKSSKYRNYQFIRMNLEDKEQMNELFQKENFDLVINLAAQAGVRYSIENPDSYIQSNIVGFFNILEACRHYNVKRLIFASSSSVYGMNKKVPFSEDDNVDHPISLYAATKKSNELMAYTYSHLYGIQTIGLRFFTVYGPWGRPDMAYYKFTKAILEDKPIEVYNHGKLKRDFTYIDDIIHGVVEIVKKTNLSEYEIFNIGNSKTVDLLTFIETLEKLLQKKAIKKFVGMQAGDVKETYANISKINNEFGFLPNTETILVINFGYISISFFYIPGLHTNKLFYCLLL, via the coding sequence ATGAAGATACTTATTACCGGCACAGCGGGATTCATCGGCTTCCACCTCGCCAAAAAATTAATTGAAAGAGGCGATGAAGTCATCGGTCTTGACAATATTAACGACTATTACGATGAAAATCTTAAATATGCCAGACTTAACGAAACAGGTATATCACGGAAAGCTGAAAAATGGGGCCAACCTGTAAAAAGCAGCAAGTACAGAAACTATCAATTCATTCGGATGAACCTTGAGGATAAAGAACAGATGAATGAATTATTCCAAAAAGAAAACTTTGATTTAGTCATCAATCTGGCAGCACAGGCAGGAGTCCGTTATAGTATTGAAAACCCTGACTCTTACATCCAAAGTAATATTGTTGGTTTTTTTAATATATTGGAAGCTTGCCGCCATTACAATGTTAAAAGACTTATCTTTGCTTCAAGTTCTTCTGTTTATGGCATGAATAAAAAAGTCCCTTTTTCAGAAGATGATAATGTGGATCATCCTATTAGCCTGTATGCTGCCACAAAAAAATCTAACGAACTAATGGCATATACCTATTCTCATCTCTATGGAATACAAACAATAGGCTTACGCTTTTTCACAGTTTATGGCCCTTGGGGCCGGCCTGATATGGCATATTACAAATTTACAAAAGCTATTTTGGAAGATAAACCGATAGAAGTTTATAACCACGGTAAATTAAAACGAGACTTTACTTATATTGATGATATTATTCATGGCGTAGTAGAGATCGTAAAAAAAACTAACTTAAGTGAATATGAAATATTTAATATTGGAAACTCAAAAACTGTGGATTTATTGACTTTTATTGAAACACTGGAAAAACTGTTACAGAAGAAAGCAATAAAAAAGTTTGTTGGAATGCAGGCCGGGGATGTAAAAGAAACTTATGCTAATATATCAAAAATTAATAACGAGTTTGGTTTCTTACCTAATACTGAAACCATACTCGTTATTAATTTTGGATATATTAGCATAAGTTTCTTTTACATCCCCGGCCTGCATACCAACAAACTTTTTTATTGCTTGCTTCTGTAA